The following proteins are encoded in a genomic region of Cryptococcus neoformans var. neoformans JEC21 chromosome 2 sequence:
- a CDS encoding peroxisome targeting sequence binding protein, putative produces the protein MSAFLSGASVQCGPTSALKNVSDRINVDRSLQQDRLAYTSNASGSSSKQPFRAQLAQLPVNQSPKQVPGPPSTFDLSSLRQQLSPVPSTSHASDWASDFVPLTGPTASKYTRSVASTKSGWQEEFSQHVAAAPPLGTTRSQKPLYNAGLAPWEVPETQYQLQRPALMRPSFRSHDIPISEASLTFPRPDIHAAAPVSKYEEQIGQPTGSETLPLDESQQLLARTARSFVSNLETQSDILSANPKFAQSKFLSLLRGLGDEQVVVKEGQEVKGEEVGEGATFVERNIVGNNWAEGFAKQKEKSIPQEAPTLAEAEYLERRSPYPPGQKEYPALNSWVPALPTHTLVPPQTAPQAARLAANNGALWDQQYHDQEALIQSSESPAPEPRKNVHFDEHPASRERSGVPSTLEEAISSPGNIPGAGWGWNEQGLTHDFDEDVFEEFNGQLRRAQESLEGGVGKQESWDRLQSDWEEFQRTEPGVAHFRGMGTGDQSERYMFQSRNPYSTDEEELYFEVSRDSPTLKGILELESEVQKDSTSHEAWYALGLKQQENEREDQAILALSKVIQLNPQYRPAYLALAVSYTNEGENEAACTMLEDWIRLKDSKNTTGADGQKGKDRNKLIESLIEIARQTPHEIDADVQVALGVLFNMSGGQDYSKAEDCFLAALEARPEDWLLYNRLGATLANSGRSSEAVQYYHQALRLHPGFVRALFNLGIAYMNLGEYQTAAQSILDALRLQHSEASEAYAYGQNGGGAKGVTSETLWNSLKGACFYMNRQDLVKIVEKRDLSGLPLKFVDEEL, from the exons ATGTCTGCTTTCCTATCGGGCGCTTCGGTCCAGTGTGGACCTACATCTGCTCTCAAAAACGTCTCAGACAGGATCAACGTTGACCGTTCTCTACAACAG GATCGACTAGCCTACACCTCGAATGCCTCTggatcatcatcaaag CAGCCATTCAGAGCTCAACTTGCTCAGCTGCCAGTCAACCAGTCCCCGAAGCAAGTTCCAGGACCTCCATCAACTTTTGACCTCTCTTCACTGAGGCAACAGCTTTCTCCTGTTCCATCAACTTCTCATGCCTCAGATTGGGCCAGCGATTTCGTCCCTCTGACAGGACCGACAGCATCGAAATACACCCGTTCTGTAGCTTCCACAAAGAGCGGTTGGCAGGAAGAGTTTAGCCAGCATGTTGCAGCCGCGCCTCCACTTGGAACCACAAGATCTCAGAAACCCCTATATAATGCTGGTCTTGCACCATGGGAGGTTCCAGAAACTCAATATCAACTTCAGCGCCCGGCATTGATGCGACCAAGCTTTCGGTCGCATGACATTCCGATTTCAGAAGCAAGCCTGACATTTCCTCGACCTGATATCCATGCAGCGGCTCCCGTTAGTAAATATGAAGAGCAAATTGGTCAACCAACCGGATCAGAAACTCTGCCTCTTGATGAATCTCAACAATTACTAGCTCGGACGGCCCGGTCCTTTGTAAGTAATCTGGAGACCCAGTCAGACATTTTATCTGCCAATCCCAAATTTGCACAAAGTAAATTCTTGTCTCTTCTGAGAGGCTTAGGTGACGAACAGGTTGTGGTcaaagaagggcaagaggtAAAAGGTGAGGAGGTGGGTGAGGGTGCGACATTCGTTGAGCGGAACATTGTTGGAAACAATTGGGCGGAAGGTTTTGCCAAGCAAAAAGAGAAATCAATACCGCAAGAAGCCCCCACCTTGGCTGAAGCTGAATACCTCGAACGAAGATCGCCTTATCCTCCAGGTCAAAAAGAGTATCCAGCCCTGAATTCTTGGGTTCCGGCTTTGCCAACGCACACATTGGTTCCTCCCCAGACAGCTCCTCAAGCTGCCCGACTAGCCGCGAATAATGGTGCTTTGTGGGATCAACAGTATCATGATCAAGAAGCCCTCATACAATCTTCGGAATCGCCCGCACCCGAGCCAAGAAAGAATGTCCACTTTGACGAACACCCCGCTTCTCGAGAAAGGAGTGGTGTACCCAGCACTCTCGAGGAAGCCATTTCGTCTCCTGGCAACATCCCCGGCGCAGGTTGGGGTTGGAATGAACAAGGGCTAACTCACGActttgatgaagatgttttTGAAGAGTTCAATGGTCAACTCAGACGGGCCCAAGAAAGTTTGGAAGGCGGAGTGGGGAAGCAAGAAAGTTGGGATAGGCTGCAAAGTGATTGGGAGGAATTTCAAAGGACAGAACCTGGCGTTGCACATTTCAGAGGCATGGGGACTGGCGACCAGTCAGAAAGATACATGTTCCAAAGTCGAAACCCTTATTCGaccgatgaagaggagctaTATTTCGAAGTGTCTAGAGACTCACCTACCTTAAAA GGTATACTTGAGCTTGAATCTGAAGTACAGAAAGATTCTACCTCACATGAAGCATGGTATGCCCTCGGCCTCAAGCAACAAGAGAATGAGCGCGAAGACCAAGCTATCTTGGCCCTATCCAAAGTCATTCAACTGAATCCGCAGTATCGGCCAGCGTATCTTGCCCTCGCTGTCAGCTATACAAATGAAGGGGAAAATGAGGCCGCGTGCACCATGCTGGAGGATTGGATTAGACTGAAGGACAGCAAAAATACAACCGGCGCTGATGgacaaaaaggaaaagacagAAACAAACTCATTGAGAGTTTAATAGAAATTGCGAGGCAAACGCCGCACGAGATTGATGCTGATGTTCAGGTTGCACTCGGGGTGCTGTTCAATATGAGTGGGGGCCAG GATTATTCCAAAGCTGAGGATTGCTTTTTGGCGGCCTTGGAGGCCCGGCCTGAA GATTGGTTGTTGTACAACCGTCTCGGTGCAACACTTGCGAACAGCGGAAGATCCAGCGAAGCTGTACAGTACTACCATCAAGCTCTGAGGTTGCATCCCGGTTTTGTCCGAGCTTT GTTCAATCTTGGCATCGCATACATGAATCTCGGTGAATATCAAACTGCCGCCCAATCAATCCTCGACGCCCTGAGGCTCCAGCACTCTGAGGCAAGTGAAGCCTATGCATACGGCCAGAATGGTGGAGGTGCAAAAGGTGTTACGAGCGAGACGCTATGGAATAGTCTAAAAGGCGCCTGCTTCTA TATGAATCGACAGGACCTTGTAAAAATCGTAGAAAAGAGAGATTTATCTG GTCTGCCATTGAAATTTGTAGATGAAGAGCTCTAG
- a CDS encoding DNA-directed RNA polymerase ii 13.3 kda polypeptide, putative, with the protein MNQPNRIDSWLLQDDEKPLTITEDPKLPNASTIVIRRQDHTLGNMLRAQLMLDPTVLFAGYKVPHPLENDILLKIQTDERSNPAEALKRACHELIRQTVHIKAQFQQQAKNIEMGMGPEQGVAPDAAGANGAYDPYGDGFGREGNVVVGGAVRDQGQDVYDF; encoded by the exons ATGAATCAGCCTAATAGGATTGACTCATGGTTGTtacaagatgatgagaaacC ATTAACGATCACGGAGGACCCCAAACTGCCCAACGCCTCCACTATAGTCATACGACGACAGGATCATACATTGGGAAACATGCTCAGAGC ACAATTAATGCTCGACCCTACTGTTCTCTTCGCGGGCTACAAAGTTCCTCACCCTCTTGAAAACGACATTCTTCTCAAAATCCAGACCGACGAGCGGTCAAATCCTGCAGAGGCTCTCAAACGTGCTTGTCATGAACTGATCCGGCAAACCGTACACATCAAAGCTCAATTCCAACAGCAAGCAAAGAACATCGAGATGGGTATGGGTCCCGAACAAGGAGTCGCTCCAGATGCAGCAGGTGCGAATGGGGCGTACGATCCGTATGGGGATGGGTTCGGGAGGGAGGGCAATGTGGTCGTCGGCGGTGCAGTGAGGGACCAGGGGCAGGATGTATACGACTTTTAG
- a CDS encoding expressed protein, whose amino-acid sequence MPLSSSNFHPNPPTVLIPSKRSSARTPRSGSLYKKHRSNPKEQPEEEKKDMSQILSTLTAIIMAQSNAFQAHAQRFDAFAETVQTRLDSIESKCDDSLNRKELGIMGSLGVITQEVNTLREEFLSIFSSGTRSRSRQIRRSHRSVALSSRGAHGHSPADFNDGQRQSSMPSDGDSGHGGGIVERAIARELKRLGGAPVLADGETTIHFNPRKRWSKNRVDILDIEEESDLESDTGSSLYPMSSSLERRLADDDEESESEEEEENEEETESEEAEETESSELIRENGEGHMHEKEPSLKRDKVLAASNGHNVDGHKWPKLGPDCTEGRMKVIDCTACDGRVHWACAGLDPEVSMLKKSWYCPSCTLLIKDLKPAIARRMKEREELPRTQDRERCLRPDCIHHQPVDMTSAKAEDDNLYYMSGIVGRRHTKDRPRTLQYLVQWNEWEDYDCTWEPPSNIPAVDLPGYKSLFYKQAKNENLDLSNKKTAILSQFSQYYEADGSYNVKLLKRLGVEDKDWWGW is encoded by the exons ATGCcgctttcatcttcaaattTTCATCCAAATCCTCCGACGGTTTTGATTCCATCAAAACGATCATCTGCGCGGACTCCTCGCTCTGGGTCCCTTTACAAGAAACATCGCTCGAACCCCAAAGAACagccagaggaagaaaaaaaggacatGTCGCAAATACTGTCAACACTGACAGCCATTATCATGGCTCAAAGTAATGCATTTCAGGCGCATGCCCAGAGATTCGACGCGTTCGCTGAAACAGTACAAACGCGCTTGGATTCCATCGAATCCAAATGTGATGATAGTCTGAATCGAAAAGAGCTTGGGATCATGGGCTCTCTAGGAGTTATTACTCAAGAAGTGAATACTCTTCGAGAAGAATTTTtatccatcttttcctccgGAACCCGTTCCCGCTCCCGCCAAATAAGGCGCTCCCACAGGTCGGTCGCTCTCTCTTCCAGAGGTGCCCACGGTCATTCCCCCGCGGATTTCAATGATGGACAACGTCAGTCAAGTATGCCGAGTGACGGCGACAGTGGTCATGGCGGCGGGATTGTGGAAAGAGCTATCGCTAGGGAACTGAAGAGGCTAGGAGGTGCTCCAGTTTTAGCAGATGGGGAAACTACCATCCATTTCAATCCACGAAAAAGGTGGTCCAAAAACAGAGTGGACATCCTAGATATCGAGGAAGAATCAGATTTGGAATC GGATACTGGCTCCAGCTTATACCCCATGAGCTCCAGTCTTGAAAGAAGATTAgcagatgacgatgaagagtcagagtcagaggaagaggaagagaatgaagaagaaacggaatccgaagaagctgaagagaCTGAAAGCTCAGAACTTATAcgagaaaatggagagGGACACATGCACGAGAAAGAACCGTCTCTCAAGCGCGACAAGGTTTTGGCTGCCAGCAATGGTCACAATGTTGACGGTCATAAATGGCCCAAACTTGGGCCGGACTGTACGGAAGGACGCATG AAAGTGATAGATTGTACAGCG TGTGATGGTCG TGTACATTGGGCTTGCGCCGGTCTGGATCCGGAGGTCTCTATGCTTAAGAAATCTTGGTACTGCCCCAGCTGTACGCTTTTGATAAAGGATCTTAAACCGGCGATTGCTcgaaggatgaaagagcGCGAGGAATTACCAAGAACGCAAGATAGAGAACGATGTTTGAGACCAGATTGCATCCATCA CCAACCGGTCGATATGACTTCTGCAAAAGCAGAAGATGACAATTTATACTACATGTCTGGCATAGTAGG GAGGCGCCATACCAAAGATCGTCCGAGAACTTTGCAATATTTGGTGCAGTGGAATGAATGGGAAGATTACGATTGTACATG GGAACCACCTTCCAATATCCCCGCCGTGGATCTGCCCGGCTACAAGAGCCTGTTTTACAAGCAGGCTAAAAACGAGAACCTTGACCTGTCGAATAAGAAAACAGCGATTCTCTCTCAATTCTCGCAGTACTATGAAGCGGATGGAAGCTACAATGTAAAGCTATTGAAAAGATTGGGGGTGGAAGATAAGGACTGGTGGGGCTGGTAA